A section of the Pusillimonas sp. T7-7 genome encodes:
- a CDS encoding tyrosine-type recombinase/integrase, producing the protein MASFRKSGKGWRAEVARNSVRESATFPTKREAQEWAAKRETELSARKGGKVIRWSLSDVLDKYLREITPTKRGATKEAIRIKAFQRDELAQKVMQDVTPADLADWRDKRVKSVKPASALREISTLRAVWAQARKGEWNYTDQDPWKEVTKPEPGKARTTTFTDDQVKRIVAALGYDGGQPSTKRKEAAVALLFSLETAMRAGEIVGLQWEHVHLDKRLVHLPESKNEDARDVPLSKKAVALLECMKGLNDERVFTLNSALLDTYYRSGRALAGIKGPTFHDARATAITLLSKKLDILELARMVGHRDPRSLMIYYRASATDIAAKLD; encoded by the coding sequence ATGGCATCGTTCAGGAAAAGCGGCAAGGGATGGCGCGCTGAAGTCGCACGCAATAGCGTCAGAGAGAGCGCCACCTTCCCCACCAAGCGCGAAGCTCAAGAATGGGCGGCCAAGCGGGAAACCGAGCTATCAGCCCGGAAAGGCGGCAAAGTAATCCGCTGGTCGCTGAGCGACGTGCTCGACAAGTACCTGAGAGAGATTACGCCGACCAAGCGCGGCGCAACCAAAGAGGCTATACGCATCAAAGCCTTTCAGCGTGACGAGCTGGCGCAGAAGGTTATGCAGGACGTGACGCCTGCCGACCTGGCCGACTGGCGAGACAAGCGCGTAAAAAGCGTAAAGCCTGCATCCGCTCTGCGTGAAATCTCTACGCTTCGTGCCGTCTGGGCCCAGGCTCGGAAAGGCGAATGGAACTATACGGACCAAGACCCTTGGAAGGAAGTCACCAAGCCGGAACCCGGCAAGGCCCGGACCACCACCTTCACCGACGACCAAGTCAAGCGCATTGTTGCTGCATTAGGTTATGACGGTGGCCAACCCAGCACCAAGCGCAAGGAAGCTGCCGTTGCTTTATTGTTCTCGCTCGAGACGGCCATGCGTGCTGGTGAAATCGTGGGCCTGCAATGGGAGCATGTGCACCTGGACAAGCGATTGGTGCACCTACCAGAGAGCAAGAATGAAGATGCGCGAGACGTGCCGTTGTCGAAGAAGGCGGTTGCCCTGCTGGAATGCATGAAGGGGCTAAATGACGAGCGCGTGTTTACCCTCAATTCAGCCCTTCTGGATACGTATTACCGATCAGGACGCGCCCTGGCTGGCATTAAAGGCCCTACCTTTCACGACGCCCGGGCCACGGCTATTACCCTGCTATCAAAGAAACTGGATATTTTGGAGCTGGCCAGGATGGTCGGCCACCGCGATCCGCGCAGTCTTATGATCTATTATCGAGCATCCGCCACGGACATTGCTGCAAAGCTAGACTGA